The Mesobacillus jeotgali genome window below encodes:
- the rpsP gene encoding 30S ribosomal protein S16, which produces MAVKIRLKRMGAKKSPFYRIVVADSRSPRDGRFIESVGTYNPVAQPAKVELNEELVLKWLNDGAKPSDTVRNLFSKQGIMEKFHNAKQSK; this is translated from the coding sequence ATGGCAGTAAAAATTCGTTTAAAGCGTATGGGAGCTAAAAAATCTCCTTTCTATCGTATTGTAGTAGCTGATTCCCGTTCACCACGTGACGGCCGTTTCATCGAGTCTGTAGGAACTTACAACCCAGTTGCTCAGCCAGCAAAGGTTGAACTTAACGAAGAGCTAGTTCTTAAGTGGTTGAATGACGGTGCAAAACCATCTGATACAGTGCGTAACTTGTTCTCTAAGCAAGGTATCATGGAAAAATTCCACAACGCTAAGCAAAGCAAGTAA
- a CDS encoding KH domain-containing protein, whose translation MKELIETIVKPLVDFPEDVHVNEHEEDQRVTYKLSVNKSDMGKVIGKQGRVAKAIRTVVYAAGSSQQKKIFLEIVE comes from the coding sequence ATGAAAGAATTAATCGAGACGATCGTGAAGCCACTTGTTGATTTTCCTGAAGATGTCCATGTAAATGAACATGAAGAGGATCAGCGCGTTACCTATAAGCTTTCCGTCAACAAAAGTGATATGGGCAAAGTTATTGGTAAGCAGGGACGCGTTGCAAAGGCGATTCGAACAGTAGTCTATGCAGCAGGTTCATCACAGCAAAAGAAGATTTTCTTGGAAATCGTCGAATAA
- a CDS encoding YlqD family protein, with amino-acid sequence MKVLQTIVVKQVLTEESKGKIHQKYHSRKLQLQKECDQLRFELKKLEKSKKFPPETLKKHFEQEIKVHKEKIKLLDFQIEQLHILPLGSEIKETELQGIVDVSVGDQWDEFLSGKTIIVKDGIVAEIRER; translated from the coding sequence TTGAAGGTACTGCAAACAATCGTTGTCAAACAGGTACTGACAGAAGAGAGCAAGGGGAAAATCCACCAAAAATACCACTCCAGAAAGCTTCAGCTGCAGAAAGAATGCGATCAATTGAGATTTGAACTAAAGAAGCTAGAAAAATCAAAGAAATTTCCGCCTGAAACATTGAAAAAGCATTTTGAACAAGAAATAAAAGTCCATAAAGAAAAAATCAAGCTCCTGGATTTTCAAATAGAACAACTACATATTCTTCCGCTTGGGAGTGAAATTAAAGAAACAGAGCTTCAAGGAATTGTCGACGTTAGTGTTGGCGATCAATGGGATGAGTTTCTTTCAGGAAAGACTATTATAGTGAAAGATGGCATCGTGGCCGAAATACGCGAGAGGTGA
- the rimM gene encoding ribosome maturation factor RimM (Essential for efficient processing of 16S rRNA) has translation MEKYFNVGKIVNTHGIRGEVRVISRTDFPEERYKIGNTLFLFMPGSKEPEELIVKSHRTHKNFNLLTFEGFDNVNQVERMRDGILKVPETQRGTLEEGEFYFQDIIGCTMFTTEGEELGKVIEILTPGANDVWVVKGSKGKELLIPYIEDIVKKVDVKEKVIEIEPMEGLLS, from the coding sequence ATGGAAAAGTATTTTAATGTCGGAAAGATAGTAAATACGCATGGCATTCGCGGCGAAGTTAGAGTAATTTCAAGGACCGACTTTCCAGAGGAACGCTACAAGATTGGGAATACATTATTTTTATTCATGCCGGGTTCCAAGGAGCCAGAGGAATTGATCGTGAAAAGCCATAGAACCCATAAGAATTTCAACCTGCTGACATTTGAAGGGTTCGATAATGTCAATCAGGTAGAAAGAATGAGGGACGGCATCCTTAAGGTTCCAGAAACTCAGCGCGGCACCCTTGAGGAAGGTGAGTTTTATTTCCAGGATATCATCGGCTGCACCATGTTTACCACGGAAGGTGAAGAACTCGGAAAGGTCATCGAAATCTTGACTCCGGGTGCTAATGATGTCTGGGTTGTTAAGGGAAGCAAAGGCAAGGAACTCCTGATTCCTTACATTGAGGACATCGTGAAAAAAGTGGATGTCAAGGAAAAGGTTATTGAAATTGAGCCGATGGAAGGGCTTCTTTCATGA
- the trmD gene encoding tRNA (guanosine(37)-N1)-methyltransferase TrmD yields the protein MNIDVLSIFPEMFEGVFGHSILKKASEKGAAQYNVVNFRDFADNKHQTVDDYPYGGGAGMVLKPQPIFDAVTDLKERAKSTSPRVILMCPQGERYTQKKAEELAKEEHLIFICGHYEGYDERIREHVITDEISIGDYVLTGGELGAMVVIDSVVRLLPGVLGSEESHIQDSFSTGLLEHPHYTRPADFRGLKVPDVLVSGNHKLIDEWRMKESLRRTLQRRPDLLDEAELTQQQKKWLDELIKMNE from the coding sequence ATGAATATCGATGTCCTGTCTATTTTTCCAGAAATGTTCGAGGGCGTGTTTGGCCATTCCATCCTGAAAAAGGCTTCTGAAAAAGGAGCGGCACAGTACAATGTCGTCAATTTCAGGGACTTTGCTGATAATAAGCATCAGACAGTTGACGATTACCCATATGGCGGCGGTGCTGGGATGGTGTTAAAGCCCCAGCCGATTTTCGATGCAGTGACTGATTTGAAAGAGCGCGCAAAAAGCACTTCTCCAAGGGTGATCCTCATGTGTCCTCAGGGTGAACGGTATACGCAAAAGAAAGCAGAAGAGCTGGCAAAGGAAGAGCATTTGATTTTTATTTGCGGCCATTATGAGGGATATGATGAGCGGATCCGGGAGCATGTCATCACTGATGAGATTTCCATCGGTGATTATGTCCTGACCGGAGGAGAACTCGGAGCGATGGTTGTCATCGACAGTGTCGTGCGGCTTCTTCCAGGTGTCCTTGGGAGTGAAGAGTCCCATATCCAGGATTCCTTCAGCACTGGTCTGCTTGAGCACCCTCATTATACAAGGCCGGCAGACTTCCGCGGATTGAAGGTCCCGGATGTCCTGGTTTCCGGCAACCATAAGCTGATTGATGAATGGCGGATGAAAGAAAGCTTAAGAAGGACCCTCCAGAGGAGGCCAGATCTTCTTGATGAGGCAGAGCTGACACAACAGCAAAAAAAATGGCTTGATGAACTGATAAAAATGAATGAATGA
- the rplS gene encoding 50S ribosomal protein L19 yields MQQLIEEITKAQLRTDLPSFRPGDTVRVHVKVVEGTRERIQLFEGVVIKRRGGGISETFTVRKVSYGVGVERTFPVHTPKIAKLEVIRRGKVRRAKLYYLRNLRGKKARIKEIR; encoded by the coding sequence ATGCAACAATTAATCGAAGAAATCACAAAAGCACAACTTCGCACTGATCTTCCATCTTTCCGTCCTGGTGACACAGTACGTGTACACGTTAAGGTTGTTGAAGGAACTCGCGAACGTATCCAGTTGTTTGAAGGTGTAGTGATTAAGCGTCGTGGCGGTGGAATCAGCGAAACTTTTACAGTACGTAAAGTTTCTTACGGAGTAGGCGTTGAGCGTACTTTCCCTGTTCACACACCAAAAATTGCGAAGCTTGAAGTTATCCGCCGCGGTAAAGTCCGCCGTGCGAAACTTTACTACCTACGTAACCTACGTGGTAAGAAAGCTCGTATCAAAGAAATTCGATAA
- the lepB gene encoding signal peptidase I: MAEKKKNELWEWTKALLIAVVLAAVIRYFLFAPIVVDGLSMMPTLHDQDRMIVNKLSYKIGEPERFDIIVFHAPENKDYIKRVIGLPGDTVEYKNDTLYVNGKAYEEPYLEEYKKQVIDGPLTDPFTLEEKIGRETVPEGHLFVMGDNRRFSKDSRHIGTVPFDEVLGKTSIIYWPIEDIRTID; this comes from the coding sequence ATGGCCGAGAAAAAGAAGAACGAACTATGGGAATGGACGAAGGCACTTCTGATTGCTGTCGTACTGGCAGCGGTTATTCGATACTTTTTATTTGCGCCAATAGTGGTGGACGGTTTATCAATGATGCCAACACTCCACGACCAGGACCGGATGATCGTGAACAAGCTAAGCTATAAAATTGGGGAACCGGAAAGATTCGATATCATCGTCTTTCATGCCCCCGAGAACAAAGATTACATAAAAAGAGTAATCGGCCTTCCGGGCGATACAGTAGAATATAAAAATGATACGCTCTATGTGAATGGAAAAGCATATGAAGAACCGTACTTGGAAGAATATAAAAAACAGGTGATTGATGGGCCGCTTACAGATCCGTTCACGCTTGAAGAGAAGATCGGCAGGGAGACTGTTCCTGAAGGCCATCTTTTCGTTATGGGCGATAATCGCCGTTTCAGCAAGGATAGCCGCCACATTGGAACTGTACCATTTGATGAAGTGCTGGGAAAGACGAGCATCATCTATTGGCCAATTGAGGATATTCGCACTATAGACTAG
- the ylqF gene encoding ribosome biogenesis GTPase YlqF — protein MTIQWFPGHMAKARREVTEKLKLVDVIFELVDARIPYSSRNPMIDEIIQHKPRIVLLNKADMADKAVTEQWLRYYREKGITALAINSQAGTGLKQIVQESKILLKDKFDRLKSKGVKPRAIRAMIVGIPNAGKSTLINRLAGKNIAQTGNRPGVTKSQQWIKIGKELELLDTPGILWPKFEDQQVGTKLAVTGAIKDTILNLQDLAVYALRFLEKHYPERLQERYKLSELPEEIVELFDQIGDFRGCRMPGGYVDYDKVAELVIREIRTEKLGPLSFERPEDLSSSVYEIEGDSQK, from the coding sequence TTGACGATCCAATGGTTTCCAGGCCATATGGCGAAGGCTCGCAGAGAGGTCACGGAAAAATTAAAGCTTGTGGATGTCATATTTGAATTGGTGGACGCACGGATACCCTATTCGTCCAGGAATCCAATGATTGACGAAATCATCCAGCACAAACCGAGAATTGTCTTACTGAATAAAGCGGATATGGCAGATAAAGCCGTAACCGAACAATGGCTTCGCTACTACCGTGAAAAAGGAATCACCGCTCTGGCGATCAATTCTCAGGCCGGTACCGGCTTAAAGCAGATAGTCCAGGAGTCAAAGATTCTTCTGAAAGATAAATTTGACCGCCTGAAATCTAAAGGAGTCAAGCCGAGGGCAATCCGGGCAATGATTGTCGGAATCCCGAACGCTGGGAAGTCGACATTGATCAACAGGCTTGCGGGCAAGAATATTGCCCAGACCGGCAACAGGCCTGGGGTGACTAAGTCGCAGCAATGGATCAAGATCGGCAAGGAGTTGGAGCTCCTCGATACGCCAGGAATCCTTTGGCCGAAGTTTGAGGACCAGCAAGTAGGAACAAAGCTTGCAGTTACAGGGGCAATTAAAGATACGATCCTTAACCTTCAGGACCTGGCTGTATATGCTTTGAGGTTCTTGGAAAAGCATTATCCAGAACGCCTGCAGGAAAGATACAAGCTGTCTGAACTCCCAGAGGAGATTGTAGAGCTATTTGATCAAATCGGTGATTTTCGCGGCTGCAGAATGCCTGGCGGATACGTGGATTACGATAAAGTGGCAGAGCTTGTAATCAGGGAGATCCGGACTGAAAAGCTAGGTCCATTATCCTTTGAACGTCCTGAGGATTTATCCTCCTCTGTGTATGAAATAGAAGGCGACTCACAAAAATAA
- a CDS encoding ribonuclease HII, which produces MGKYTISEIEQLLFGKEEANKEILKVLKNDSRKGVQKLLLKWERQEELKKQVHEQFVNMTSFERKCKSEGFHNIAGIDEAGRGPLAGPVVAAAVILPENFYLPGLNDSKKLTESKREEYFEVIMAEALSVGVGIISAAEIDEINILQASKKAMLTAVNELAVTPDYLLIDAVKLDTPYPFEALIKGDSRSISIAAASIIAKVTRDKLMKELSLVHPQYGFGANMGYGTPEHLNALREHGVTEHHRKSFAPVRESIH; this is translated from the coding sequence ATGGGAAAATATACAATTAGTGAAATTGAACAGCTGCTTTTCGGGAAAGAGGAAGCGAATAAAGAAATACTGAAAGTCTTAAAAAATGACAGCCGCAAAGGCGTGCAAAAACTCCTCTTGAAATGGGAGAGGCAAGAAGAATTAAAAAAACAAGTCCATGAGCAATTTGTGAACATGACTTCCTTTGAAAGGAAATGCAAGTCCGAAGGTTTCCATAATATTGCAGGGATTGATGAGGCTGGCCGAGGTCCGCTTGCTGGTCCGGTTGTTGCAGCGGCAGTCATCCTGCCCGAGAATTTTTACCTTCCAGGTCTCAATGATTCTAAAAAGCTGACAGAATCAAAAAGGGAGGAATATTTTGAAGTCATCATGGCTGAAGCACTTTCTGTCGGAGTTGGAATAATCAGTGCAGCGGAAATAGATGAAATCAATATCCTGCAGGCAAGCAAAAAAGCGATGCTTACTGCTGTAAACGAATTAGCGGTCACTCCCGATTATCTTTTAATAGATGCCGTCAAACTGGACACCCCTTATCCGTTTGAAGCGCTGATCAAAGGGGATTCCAGAAGCATCTCCATCGCGGCAGCCTCCATTATTGCCAAGGTAACGAGGGATAAGCTTATGAAAGAACTTAGTTTGGTACATCCCCAGTATGGATTCGGGGCAAATATGGGGTATGGAACTCCAGAACACTTGAATGCCCTAAGAGAGCACGGTGTGACAGAGCACCACAGGAAGTCATTTGCTCCCGTGAGAGAGAGTATTCATTAG
- a CDS encoding EscU/YscU/HrcU family type III secretion system export apparatus switch protein has product MKPPKHTRKSAVALGYNAGSMDAPKVMAKGKGLLAEQIIEKAKDHDIPIQEDPSLVEVLSQLELNERIPEELYQAVAEVFSFVYHLDKQAGREK; this is encoded by the coding sequence ATGAAACCACCAAAGCATACAAGGAAATCAGCTGTTGCCCTCGGGTATAATGCAGGAAGTATGGACGCACCTAAAGTGATGGCAAAGGGAAAGGGACTACTGGCTGAACAAATCATTGAAAAAGCCAAGGACCATGATATTCCCATCCAGGAAGACCCATCACTTGTTGAGGTGTTGAGTCAGCTTGAATTAAATGAACGGATACCAGAGGAATTATATCAAGCTGTGGCGGAAGTATTTTCCTTTGTCTATCATTTGGATAAACAAGCAGGGAGAGAAAAATAA
- the sucC gene encoding ADP-forming succinate--CoA ligase subunit beta, with product MNVHEYQGKEILRKYGVKVPNGKVAFTVDEAVEAAKELGSSVVVVKAQIHAGGRGKAGGVKVAKNLDEVRTYASEILGKTLVTHQTGPEGKEVKRLLIEEGCDIKKEYYIGLVLDRATSRVVLMASEEGGTEIEEVAEATPEKIFKEEIDPVLGLMPYQARRIAFNINIPKELVNQAVKFMMGLYNAYVEKDCSIAEINPLVVTGDGQVMALDAKLNFDSNALYRQKDVLEYRDLEEEDPKEIEASKYDLSYISLDGNIGCMVNGAGLAMATMDIVKHYGGDPANFLDVGGGATAEKVTEAFKIILSDPNVKGIFVNIFGGIMKCDVIATGVVEAAKQVGLEVPLVVRLEGTNVDLGKQILNESGLNIIAAESMADGAEKIVSLVK from the coding sequence ATGAATGTCCATGAGTATCAAGGAAAAGAAATCCTCAGAAAATATGGGGTAAAAGTACCTAATGGGAAGGTTGCTTTTACAGTTGATGAAGCTGTTGAAGCAGCTAAAGAGCTTGGTTCATCGGTAGTTGTTGTAAAAGCTCAGATCCATGCTGGCGGAAGGGGTAAAGCCGGCGGTGTCAAGGTTGCTAAGAACCTTGATGAAGTACGTACATATGCTTCTGAGATCCTAGGCAAGACACTGGTCACTCACCAGACTGGTCCAGAAGGCAAGGAAGTAAAACGCCTGTTGATTGAAGAAGGCTGTGACATCAAGAAGGAGTACTATATAGGCCTTGTGCTAGACCGTGCTACTTCACGCGTTGTCCTTATGGCTTCTGAAGAAGGCGGAACGGAAATCGAAGAAGTTGCAGAAGCGACTCCTGAAAAAATCTTCAAAGAAGAAATCGATCCTGTATTAGGCCTAATGCCATACCAGGCTCGCCGTATTGCATTTAATATCAATATTCCAAAGGAACTAGTCAACCAGGCTGTAAAGTTCATGATGGGCTTATATAACGCTTATGTTGAAAAAGATTGCTCTATCGCAGAGATCAACCCATTGGTTGTAACAGGTGACGGACAGGTAATGGCACTGGACGCTAAGTTGAACTTTGATTCAAACGCGCTGTACCGCCAGAAAGATGTCCTTGAGTACCGAGATCTTGAAGAAGAAGATCCAAAGGAAATCGAAGCATCGAAGTATGACCTGAGCTATATTTCATTAGATGGAAATATCGGCTGCATGGTTAACGGTGCCGGACTTGCGATGGCAACAATGGACATCGTGAAGCATTATGGCGGCGACCCGGCAAACTTCCTTGATGTTGGGGGCGGTGCTACTGCTGAGAAAGTAACGGAAGCATTCAAAATCATCCTTTCAGATCCTAACGTAAAAGGAATCTTTGTTAATATCTTCGGCGGCATCATGAAGTGTGATGTAATCGCTACTGGTGTAGTGGAAGCTGCCAAGCAGGTTGGACTTGAAGTTCCGCTTGTCGTTCGCCTAGAAGGTACGAACGTTGATCTTGGAAAACAGATTCTAAATGAGTCTGGCTTGAATATCATTGCTGCTGAATCAATGGCAGACGGCGCTGAAAAAATCGTTTCATTAGTTAAGTAG
- the sucD gene encoding succinate--CoA ligase subunit alpha — translation MSVFINKDTKVIVQGITGSTALFHTKQMLEYGTKIVGGTSPGKGGTEVEGVPVFNTVQEAVEATGANASVIYVPAPFAADAIVEAVDAELDLAICITEHIPVLDMVKVKRYMEGRKTRLVGPNCPGVITPEECKIGIMPGYIHTKGHVGVVSRSGTLTYEAVHQLTQAGIGQSTAVGIGGDPVNGTNFIDVLKAFNEDPDTYAVIMIGEIGGTAEEEAAEWVKANMTKPVVGFIGGRTAPPGKRMGHAGAIISGGKGTADEKIRVMNECGIQVAETPSVMGETLIKVLKEQDLYDQCKTH, via the coding sequence GTGAGCGTATTCATTAATAAAGATACAAAGGTCATTGTTCAAGGAATTACGGGTTCTACTGCCCTTTTCCATACAAAACAAATGCTTGAATATGGTACAAAAATTGTTGGAGGAACATCTCCAGGCAAGGGCGGTACAGAAGTAGAAGGCGTGCCTGTATTCAATACTGTACAAGAAGCAGTTGAGGCAACAGGTGCCAATGCGTCTGTTATCTATGTGCCGGCTCCATTCGCAGCGGATGCGATTGTTGAAGCTGTTGATGCAGAGCTAGATTTGGCAATCTGTATCACTGAGCATATCCCTGTGCTGGATATGGTAAAGGTGAAGCGTTACATGGAAGGCAGGAAGACTCGCCTTGTAGGACCTAACTGTCCGGGTGTCATCACTCCTGAAGAGTGCAAGATTGGAATCATGCCTGGATATATCCATACAAAAGGCCATGTCGGCGTTGTATCACGTTCAGGAACGTTGACTTACGAAGCAGTACATCAATTAACTCAAGCTGGAATCGGCCAGTCTACAGCTGTAGGTATCGGTGGAGACCCAGTTAACGGAACAAACTTCATCGATGTCCTGAAGGCATTCAATGAAGATCCGGACACATATGCGGTCATCATGATCGGTGAAATCGGCGGAACTGCTGAGGAAGAAGCAGCTGAGTGGGTTAAGGCAAACATGACGAAACCTGTGGTCGGCTTCATCGGCGGAAGAACTGCACCTCCTGGAAAGCGCATGGGCCACGCTGGTGCGATCATTTCAGGCGGCAAGGGTACAGCAGACGAAAAGATCCGCGTAATGAATGAGTGCGGCATCCAGGTTGCTGAAACTCCATCCGTAATGGGCGAAACACTAATCAAGGTTCTGAAGGAACAAGATCTGTACGATCAGTGCAAAACACACTAA
- the dprA gene encoding DNA-processing protein DprA — protein sequence MDGVKKKLIQLVHSRNASWKAIYSALKASSALTDSETAKYSSSTPRAQQHIRDHQSVPIDKLLNDYASKNIHMITFFDDNYPIELKTIYQPPWILFARGDISLLRNTKSLAVVGSRNASSYGLEAIEYLFPSLIGQNIQIVSGLAKGIDAHAHKTAIKLGGKTIGVIAGGFNNLYPKENIKLAEYMMEKHLVLSEYPPATMPAKWQFPMRNRIISGLSRGTLVIEAKKKSGSLITADFALNEGRDVFAVPGSILTPDSDGVHYLIQQGAKLVKSSDDILEELGM from the coding sequence ATGGATGGAGTGAAAAAGAAACTAATCCAGCTTGTCCATAGCAGAAATGCGAGTTGGAAAGCTATATATTCTGCACTTAAAGCAAGCTCAGCATTAACTGATTCAGAAACTGCAAAGTATTCCTCTAGCACTCCTCGAGCGCAGCAACACATCAGAGACCATCAATCAGTTCCCATCGACAAACTTCTCAATGACTATGCCTCAAAGAATATTCACATGATCACTTTTTTTGACGACAATTACCCAATCGAGCTTAAGACAATCTATCAGCCTCCCTGGATCCTCTTTGCCAGGGGAGATATTTCTTTGTTAAGGAACACAAAGAGTCTTGCAGTGGTTGGTTCCAGAAATGCCTCATCATATGGCTTAGAAGCGATTGAGTATCTATTTCCTTCATTAATAGGTCAGAACATACAGATTGTAAGCGGGCTGGCAAAAGGCATTGATGCCCATGCCCACAAAACAGCCATTAAGTTGGGTGGGAAAACAATTGGTGTGATTGCTGGCGGGTTTAATAATCTCTATCCTAAGGAAAATATTAAATTGGCAGAGTATATGATGGAAAAACATCTAGTATTATCAGAGTATCCCCCAGCGACAATGCCGGCAAAGTGGCAATTTCCAATGAGAAACAGGATTATCAGCGGCCTTTCCCGAGGAACACTCGTCATTGAAGCGAAAAAAAAGAGCGGCTCTTTGATCACAGCAGATTTTGCATTGAATGAAGGCAGGGATGTATTTGCCGTCCCCGGCAGCATATTGACTCCTGATTCAGATGGAGTCCATTATTTAATCCAGCAAGGTGCCAAACTGGTCAAAAGTTCCGACGATATTTTAGAGGAACTTGGTATGTAA
- the topA gene encoding type I DNA topoisomerase, giving the protein MSDFLVIVESPAKAKTIERYLGKKYKVKASMGHLIDLPKSQMGIDTKNNFNPKYITIRGKGPVLKELKTAAKKAKKVYLAADPDREGEAIAWHLAKSLDVDVHSDCRVVFNEITKDAIKESFKHPRAINMDLVDAQQARRALDRLVGYNISPLLWKKVKKGLSAGRVQSVALRMIIDREKEIAAFVPEEYWTIGAEFLKGKSAFEASFYGIGKEKAELKSEEDVNNILKQVKGNKFTVASVTKKERKRNPAPPFITSSLQQEAARKLNFRAKKTMMLAQQLYEGIDLGKEGTVGLITYMRTDSTRISEVAQGEAREYITNEYGEKFIQTEARKEKKQSNAQDAHEAIRPTSTMKVPETIKEFLSRDQYRLYKLIWERFVASQMAPAIMDTMSVDLKNGEVTFRATGSKVKFPGFMKVYVEGSDDQVEEKDKFLPDLKEGDEVTKKDLEPKQHFTQPPPRYTEARLVRTLEEMGIGRPSTYAPTLDTIQKRGYVSLDNKRFVPTELGEVIHELMLEFFPEILDLEFTAKMEQNLDNIEDGKINWVKVIDEFYRDFEKNLEVAEKEMQEIEIKDEPAGEDCDQCGSPMVFKMGRYGKFMACSNFPECRNTKAIVKEIGVKCPKCEEGNIIERKSKKRRIFYGCDRFPECDFLSWDKPLARKCPKCENMLVEKKLKKGVQVQCTECDYKEEPQS; this is encoded by the coding sequence ATGTCGGATTTTTTAGTCATCGTTGAATCGCCTGCAAAGGCCAAGACGATTGAGCGTTACCTTGGAAAAAAATATAAAGTGAAAGCCTCTATGGGGCATTTGATAGATTTGCCTAAGAGCCAAATGGGAATTGATACAAAAAATAATTTTAACCCTAAGTACATCACAATCAGGGGTAAAGGGCCCGTGCTTAAGGAATTGAAAACTGCTGCTAAAAAGGCAAAGAAAGTCTATCTCGCGGCTGACCCCGACAGAGAAGGGGAAGCGATTGCCTGGCATCTTGCGAAAAGTCTTGATGTGGATGTCCATTCAGATTGCCGGGTTGTATTCAATGAGATCACAAAGGATGCTATCAAGGAATCATTCAAACATCCCCGCGCGATCAATATGGACCTGGTAGATGCCCAGCAGGCACGCCGTGCTCTGGACAGACTAGTTGGATACAATATCAGTCCGCTATTGTGGAAGAAGGTCAAGAAGGGGCTGAGCGCAGGGCGAGTACAATCAGTTGCTTTACGGATGATCATTGATCGTGAAAAGGAAATCGCTGCATTTGTTCCAGAAGAATATTGGACAATCGGTGCAGAATTCCTGAAAGGAAAAAGTGCATTTGAAGCTTCTTTCTATGGCATTGGCAAAGAAAAAGCTGAGTTGAAGTCTGAAGAAGATGTTAACAACATCCTTAAGCAAGTGAAGGGAAATAAATTCACAGTTGCGTCAGTGACGAAGAAAGAACGCAAGCGCAACCCAGCACCACCTTTCATCACTTCTTCCTTGCAACAGGAAGCAGCGAGAAAGCTCAACTTCAGGGCTAAGAAGACGATGATGCTTGCACAGCAGCTTTATGAAGGGATCGATCTTGGGAAAGAAGGAACAGTCGGTTTAATTACGTATATGAGAACCGACTCTACAAGGATCTCTGAAGTAGCACAAGGGGAAGCAAGGGAATACATCACTAATGAGTATGGAGAGAAATTCATCCAGACAGAGGCCAGGAAAGAAAAGAAACAGTCCAATGCTCAAGATGCTCATGAAGCAATCCGTCCAACCAGTACAATGAAGGTTCCTGAAACGATAAAGGAATTTCTCTCAAGGGATCAATACAGGCTTTATAAACTTATTTGGGAACGTTTCGTCGCAAGCCAGATGGCTCCAGCAATCATGGATACGATGAGTGTGGATTTGAAGAACGGAGAAGTTACTTTTCGTGCGACAGGTTCAAAAGTCAAATTCCCGGGTTTCATGAAGGTTTACGTAGAAGGCTCGGATGACCAGGTGGAAGAAAAGGATAAGTTCCTTCCTGACTTGAAGGAAGGTGACGAGGTCACGAAGAAAGATCTCGAACCGAAGCAGCACTTTACACAGCCGCCTCCAAGATATACAGAGGCAAGGCTTGTCAGGACACTGGAGGAGATGGGGATTGGCCGCCCTTCAACATATGCGCCGACCCTGGATACAATCCAGAAGAGAGGCTATGTATCTCTTGATAATAAGCGTTTTGTGCCGACAGAGCTTGGAGAAGTAATCCATGAGCTGATGCTCGAATTCTTCCCGGAAATCCTTGACCTCGAGTTCACTGCCAAGATGGAGCAGAACCTCGATAATATTGAGGACGGAAAAATCAATTGGGTTAAAGTCATTGACGAATTTTACCGAGACTTTGAGAAGAATCTTGAAGTGGCTGAAAAGGAAATGCAAGAAATCGAAATCAAGGACGAACCTGCCGGAGAAGATTGTGATCAATGCGGTTCTCCTATGGTATTTAAAATGGGCCGGTACGGCAAGTTCATGGCCTGCAGCAATTTTCCTGAATGCCGGAACACGAAGGCGATCGTTAAGGAAATTGGAGTCAAATGCCCTAAATGTGAAGAAGGAAATATCATTGAGCGCAAGAGCAAGAAACGCCGGATATTCTATGGCTGCGACCGTTTCCCTGAGTGTGACTTCCTATCATGGGATAAACCACTTGCACGAAAATGCCCTAAATGCGAAAATATGCTAGTAGAAAAGAAGCTCAAAAAGGGTGTTCAGGTTCAATGTACGGAATGTGACTATAAAGAGGAACCACAAAGCTAG